The sequence gaaacaaaatttttttcaggggAACTTTGGGTTCTACGTCACTCGTATTGTGTTtcgcaaaatttagctttagcttagtgaaacacaaaacgaatgacgtcatCATATCTGTCAAGTTCGtccagagccgaataacggtctgttagGTAGTATACCtctaaaaaatcttttcaccttaAGCTACTGAGAGATAATACAATCCTAAATGGCTTGCATCTTCCTACATACTCGTAATGAGCGTTTAAAGGTTGTCGCAAttgtttgtcttttttttattatatgtatgtacctgcaTGTGCTCATTAAGATCTCTAAAAAAGCCGTTTTTCCAAGCgagttatgatttttttaaataccttaAGACTTTCACCAAAAAATATTGAGGATCAATACATTATTATTTCAGTTGGCCTATGTTGAAAATTCTGTCAAAAATAAGATTATTTTGATTATACCAGCAGGTTTTGCAGAGCCTATATAAATGGTTTAGGTTAACACCTTTCTATTACATACGATCATTTCTCGAAAAAATTGGGCAACAAGTTTGTATTTGTGGTCTTTTTGAGGTTAAATTTGTGAATGAGTCACTGTAGTGTCTCATGGTGTTTTTGCCTTGCAAACAAGTTTAAACTGAACAAATCCTATTCAAGCTAATTTCGTGTGAAAGATTAAATGTGTTTACTAAAAAATTCCCGCTAAAACATTTTAATCTAAATCCATAAAAGTAGAtcgaatgttaaaaaaaaacagtacagTAAACTTGGCGAATCAAAAAACCATAAATTCGAATGAGCCACTTAAataatcggccgccgtagccgagaaAGTTGGCGTTTGACTGCCATTCGGTAGTGTCCGAGTTCGAAACCCCAaatatagaaacattttttctaatagcgcttgCTCCGCGGCAAGGTTCCGAGAGTTTTTAtgctatgaaaaagttcctcataaaaaatcatttgacgttcgaagtcggcttgaaaccgtAGCTCCCTCTATtcgtggaaaacatcaagatgcacactacaattaggaggaggagctcgaccaatcacttgacagaagtgtacgcgccaattttttttctatattataacaataaacaaatattacGCCATATAGTCAAAGCGTGTGAACCCAGTGTCGTAACTTTACATCACAGCTTATCAACGGTTCACTCGGAATTAAAAAAGTGCATTTAGTGGCTGTAGCAGATTCTTTACAATTTCGgcttatcaatttttttattaggttaACGTTGTTTCACAGCGGGCCTACATTTTTATTGGTGTAGAGGGTGAGCCACCGGCCGGTTTTCTGCGTGCTCAAAGAAACTTAGTAGAATTTCACCGAATTACGAAATGATTTACAAGTATTTTGAGCTTCGCCaacatttcgaaattttgaaaatttacatcCAAAATGAGTAATGCAGTAGCGTCAAATATGCGAGTTTATTAAAGAGAAGCTTTTGGACGAAACGCATTCTCATCACAGCGGTTACGTTAACTAACAAACCTGCTACATGCGAAGCTTGGAACAATCCACATGTGGTTGCAAAGAAGCCAATGCAACCGGAGAGTAACATTTGGAGTGGAGTGGAAATTTTGGCGACGCAACACCATAAActtatttttgtcaaaatgCTGCTGATAACATCATTTCGATTACAATGGCATACATAATTGTGCCCGCTCTTGTGCTGAAGTTAAACatatggatttaaaaaaaaatttcgttttagcGCACCATGTCACTCAGCCCAGCAAACATACGGTCTTTTGCGAACTAAGTCGAAAATCATGTTATCAGCCATCTGGCGATGTTCATTGACCTTCTCGGAGCTGCGgataattaaaaaaccaaaccagATCACTATTCGTCTTAGTGCCATTCACGAAATAGAAGTTGAAATCGTCAGCATCCAACAGGGCCTTGGAAAACTGGGTGTACAAGATCGGATGTTGTAGGGCCAgtcaaatgaaattatattcgaAAAGGTGGAAACCAAAACAATACTAAACTATCTAGAAActgaatttataaaaagaaaaattaaataagcgtCGAATTTCATTGACTTTTGGTACAAACGAgataatgttttgaaaaaaatcaaaattactgTTGGACTTTGACTGTTGGCTTTGGAAAATATTAACGTTCCAGTTTCACGTACTTCCAATTTTCTTGTGGTAGAATGGTACCGGGGCTATTTTTCTGCGTAAAAGCAATTTGAAATGCGTTTACCGTTGTGTGATTGCAATATCTATTTGTGTTAACAATGCTTTTCCCCTTATTTTTGAACGCATGGTTATTGAGGAAGCATGATTGCAATAAGACGATGCACATTGCCTCGCGAAACAATCAATTtatagtctgtgtcagaaaaatggagccgcgattattcatgaagtgtacataaaagatatatatttaaaaattttttttacatgaaagtatgttcaaaactacgagtcgcaattactcaataagccgtgtagtcttcatcgttttcgagtatagcctggcattttCTCggtgctttgaaccagcttttctgcgtagctcgtcgacaaaaaggactagattttgcgaacttcacgcacgagttgctttaaatcatggactggccctTCGTCAatatgcgttttcatagttctccacacattttcaatggggttggcgtctggagactgggaaggccagtccattactgtgactccattttcttgtttagttgtttctcaatgtgtttttctgagagcaatgGCTTTGATGATGTGGGGCGGTAGGATATATTCGCCttcttcagtcgacgttcgatggtgttgatactcacatctattccctttttagcaagaactgatcgatcactttatcctgcttttttgtcgtcattcGCTTCAAGccacgctcggaaaagtcatcaacaattttgtacaccttataccgctgattcgaaatcacaacaaacttgtttgtttttttatcacttttgcaTTTGCACCGTTTAATCATTTCGggcctttcgaatgcgtgcataaaaataccgcctcgaaacgcttcgcgtacttctcactcatttttgtttggtttcgtttacgggaaagtttccaACGACGCTAACCTGAATTAGCACtagcgtcgtagcccttgagtgggattattatgcagcaaaaagcagaacgaaatataaagggttttccaataacaggtgttattggtgaatggattgcgctatcgagagatgattaacggttTTCTATGGCCGGAATTAGATGgttttgatctggacaacgtttattttcaacaagatggcactatgtgccacacaagcaacgaaaccattgatcttttagggGAAACCtctccggaccgtgttatctctcgaagaggtgatcacaattggccaccgagatcttgtggtttaacactttgtgacttttttctttggagccacgtgaaagaaaaggtctacgccaacagcccagggtcgattcaatacCTCAAGGATGAAACTCGTAAGGTTGTCGAGgatatagggcagccactttggaaTTCGGTTATgaagcaaatggttttttatgaggagcattttcatggaagaaataggCTCGGAGGTTtacctttgcctgccgaggggtgtccgctattggaaaaaagtgcatgtagcgtagtacacttaacagaagtgaaactttcaaggcagaaagagggagagacccgagagagaaagaatatatatctaaataaattcacaacatttgcagagaatacaaatagacaaaatttacaaaaaacggagaaggatcgaccggtgtaggtaaacgccgggcacaaaccgtggcaacaatgcGCACTActtcgagcgtttatcacccgcacaaacgcagcgattctagGAACGCAGCAAcgacacaaattaccgcaaggcaataccaataaatccgacgccggaatggatagcactttatagtacgcacaagcactagccaggaaacggaaataagcgccaacaagtaggcaccaaaaaacgccaaaaaattgggaccaaaaaacgccccaaacagtaggcagcaatgaaatataacgccaaaaagtaggcaccaaaaatatatttcctacatgtttgcaccaacaaacaagcgccaaaaagtaggcagtgttatttctcgctaggtaaaatagcctaaagtgtatataaggtgtagctctctctctctctccttttcctctacgttatatcttttttctctttcgcggaacgaaaatgcccaaaacgttgcatggccttgaaattttactctccattctcgctcgtccatcgacgcctaagaagtttcacttcaaaaactttttcttccaacctacgtcttccgaatgttagtcacgcaccgacCCATTCGACTATGGTGGCCGCCGTTTTCATGTATAATGAGGGGAAATACTGAAAAACTGGAATTCATCTGGACAACTAAAACAGACACCCATTATGCTTAACTTTCTTGGTATTACGGCGAAAACTATTGCAGAAAAGGCGAAAGCTCACACGAAAAAATTATGTGCTGTTTATAAAACTTCCCTACTTTCGGAAAATATTACAACTCAGGTTGTTTGACCTtacagagaaaaaaaacaaactaaaacgaGTCTTTTTGCTGCTGTTTAGCTCAGTTTACAATGAGACATTGACTTTATTCTCTACTTAGCAGACATGCATCTCATCTGCCCCTACTAAGTATTCGCGGTTTCATAGCATCAAAGACTTGGCTTACGTTTTTGTAGCGACTTTTTATCTAATTTCACGAGAATTCATAGCACGCAATTCTGCACGAAGCAGCGCAATGGATGATGTATGcggtaaatttaaataaatggcaGATATATaagcaaaaatgttttatataacGGTTTCAAACACAAAGCAGCGGCCGCCTATGCCACATCGAAGCGTTGGATAAAAAGTGTACGACGAAGGAAGTTTCATGATTAGTAAAATAATAGTTACTTAGCTTTCTCGAAATAATTGTGTGAGTTTTTGAAAGTGCAATTTTTGCGTGtgcttttttgtgtaaaatgtcagtgaaaattatatacagtgctttagtactaatttttatttttgtactttcgGTGAGTTTTATATTAGTAAAGTGAAAACACtgatccatttaaaaaaaaattaaattaatatcaatTTTCATTATGCACAGGTGAATGCTGGTTGTGTTTGCCATGAGAAAGGCGTCGATTATTGTGAAAAATGCAAGGCACCGACATTTGTGCGTCCCCAACCACGTTACGCCTATTCAAATCCGGCTTTCGACCTTACACCTATTGGCGGAACTTGCTCCTGCAACAAAGTATTCGTTGAACCGGCTGCACTGCCCAAGCCATGTGGCAAAGTACGTGATGCCTTCAATTGGCTATGGACATGGAATAATTTACTGAAGCGTAAAACACTCAGAGCTGTGATTAACGCCAAGCATGAATGCATTAATCGCCTGCATAAACGTCTTACTAATCTAGAGAATGTCGAACCAGAATATTTGCCCATGACCACCTAAGCGAGCGCTCAGAGTGATCAGTAAATATTTGTAACGGCAATCATACcacttttccatatttttacaaGTGCGCTTGCATGCAGTTTTCATCTTTGTACATacccatttacatacatacatacatacattggtgCATTGGTACATGAAACAAGTGTGTCGCCAGCATCGCCAGCTCATTTGTACAACCCATTATCAGCATATACAAGTACTTAGTGCAAACAACATCTAAATCATCATTGCATTCGTCGGACGTGTGCTTTAAGTCAACAACTTCAGCCGCGTCAGTTTATTTTTCTATCACTTGCACGCGTTCGACGCACTATAGCTTTAAACTGTTTCGTCTGGTATTAACATCAATTTTGTACTTCCATTCGACTAGAAGCCACCACCGCCACCGAGATATCCCCCATGCAAATGTCGATCATCGCAACCGCATAGCTACTATTCACCGTCACCACCAACGCCTAAATATTCGCCAGGAGGCGACTATTACAAACCAGCTCCGCTACCACCAGCGCCGCCGAAACCTTGCGGTTGCGCTTATGTACCAACAGTGCCGGCTTATCCTCTACCCGAGTAAGTGCAGCAAAGCAGGAAGCTCCAATGCTGTTTTCATTCTAACCCTTTGCCGTTCATATGTTTCAGTTTGACCTACGCAAAGCCCAAGAGCAACTCCATACCCGCTGACCCCATTAGCATTAGTCTCGCCTTGCAGGCTAATAAAGCCACAGCGGTACCCGAAGCGAAGTTAGCTTATGGTTTCGCGAAGACGCCAATCGACAGTTTGAAGAAGATTACTTTCTCTAAGGTACCGGAAGAGCATCTTTTCCAATTGAAAAGCGAAGTGATTACGTTGAAGAAGCCTAGTGCTGCACCATCACCTCCctctgaagaagaagaagaacctgAAGAGGAGGAAGCAGTTGAGTCACCAGATGAATCACCCACGCTAACGTACCACCAATTGGGTTATGTGCCAGAAAAGTTCAAGAATCCGAAATTTCGTAAAATCTCTTCAAGTTATAGTGCTGATTATTATTCGAATGAAGCGCAACCAATTCCAGACAAAGTAAGGGTGGATTGTGGTTTTAGACCTGGACGCATTGCGGAGTACATCAAGCGAAAAAACAATAAGCATCCCGCTGACAACTATTAGTACGATTAGGTTATGCATTTTATGAAAGCACGGAACGATTTATAAGCccgaaatgtaaaaatatttcgtaACCCTTAACACTTCGTTAGAATAAGTTTGTTACCCtcctatttattataaataaaatattagtataaTAAAAGGTAATACTTTTACTTGCTCCTTGTCAAATGTGTTGTTATTGAGGCGCTTAGTCGCGATTTACACACAGAGGCATCTGAAAGGGAAACACTGGAGATTCTCTTGTGATGTTTCATTAGTGGTTACACGGGCCACATTGTTTTCGACAAGATTCGTTGTTTCcgttgtttacttttttaagtgTGACAAAACGAATAAGAAGCataaagcgtgtcgccagtatgggaaacaaaattatttaatttaaacaaattatttaattaatttttttttttcagtattcattgacatttcgtcatggaaagacttacgcttcaacaacgtttacaaatcgaatAATTGTagatattacgaaaatcgatgctctatggccaacttatggtggcccatttttggcttaatggctacgtcaataagcagaattccCGTATAAGTTCTGAAAACAGCCCATTGATCCGTTTCTTCAGAAACGAGGTGGCGGCAAtgcaacagtgaatggcgaccGCAGTCGCgcggatgccggaaattgaagctcgGTAGctccacaatatttggttccaacaagacggcgctacttgccatacagcccatgaaaaaatggatttactgcgtcgtaaTTTCGGCGCGCAATTTAACTCTccaccagtggattggccactaagctcgtgtgatatcacacctttggacttttatttgttggAATGTGTAAGgtgtaaatgctttgtggataaaccagcttcgattgggATATTGGAAAcctacattactaaagttattcacgagatacgaCTGCACACAATTCCGTTGCTTTGGCGGTTTGCTAGTTGGCAGCCTGGCAAATGTATGTTTCTGTGAACGACCTTTCTGACTTATTTCTGTCAGTAATGAAGCAA comes from Anastrepha ludens isolate Willacy chromosome 3, idAnaLude1.1, whole genome shotgun sequence and encodes:
- the LOC128856330 gene encoding uncharacterized protein LOC128856330, which gives rise to MSVKIIYSALVLIFIFVLSVNAGCVCHEKGVDYCEKCKAPTFVRPQPRYAYSNPAFDLTPIGGTCSCNKVFVEPAALPKPCGKKPPPPPRYPPCKCRSSQPHSYYSPSPPTPKYSPGGDYYKPAPLPPAPPKPCGCAYVPTVPAYPLPDLTYAKPKSNSIPADPISISLALQANKATAVPEAKLAYGFAKTPIDSLKKITFSKVPEEHLFQLKSEVITLKKPSAAPSPPSEEEEEPEEEEAVESPDESPTLTYHQLGYVPEKFKNPKFRKISSSYSADYYSNEAQPIPDKVRVDCGFRPGRIAEYIKRKNNKHPADNY